The Methylomonas koyamae genome has a segment encoding these proteins:
- a CDS encoding ThiF family adenylyltransferase, translated as MTAFNFEQAFSRNIGWITTDEQAKLRSKKIAIAGLGGVGGSHLLTLTRLGIGEFHIADFDKFELANFNRQAGATISHLDQPKTDIMAAMALDINPELHIQKFPDGVTSSNLADFFSGVDLYVDSLDFFAFEAREMVFAYCAEHKIPAVTAAPLGMGVALLNFMPGKMTFEQYFKLNGKSSTDKILHFLLGLSPAMLQRGYLMDQSAVDLLNHRGPSTPMACELCAGVVATQALKILLGRGKILAAPKGLHFDAYCNRLVTTWRPGGNGNPIQRLGIMIAKQKFIKMNRE; from the coding sequence ATGACAGCATTCAATTTCGAACAGGCTTTTTCCCGTAATATCGGCTGGATCACAACAGATGAACAGGCAAAACTTCGCAGCAAAAAAATTGCTATTGCCGGACTGGGCGGCGTTGGAGGAAGTCATTTGTTAACGCTGACCCGGCTAGGGATTGGCGAATTCCACATTGCGGATTTCGACAAATTTGAACTTGCCAATTTCAACCGTCAGGCAGGCGCCACTATCTCACACTTGGATCAGCCAAAGACAGACATAATGGCAGCGATGGCACTCGATATTAATCCTGAACTACACATCCAGAAATTTCCGGATGGAGTGACCTCCAGCAATCTTGCCGATTTCTTTAGTGGAGTAGATTTATATGTCGATTCGCTCGATTTTTTTGCTTTTGAGGCCAGAGAAATGGTGTTTGCCTACTGTGCCGAACATAAAATTCCTGCTGTTACTGCAGCGCCGCTTGGGATGGGGGTCGCGCTGCTTAACTTTATGCCTGGTAAAATGACGTTTGAGCAATATTTTAAACTTAACGGAAAGTCCTCGACCGATAAAATACTTCATTTCTTATTAGGATTGTCCCCGGCTATGTTGCAAAGGGGCTACTTGATGGACCAGAGCGCGGTAGACTTGTTAAACCATCGAGGCCCATCTACACCAATGGCATGTGAATTATGCGCAGGCGTTGTGGCAACTCAAGCCTTGAAAATATTATTGGGTCGAGGAAAAATTCTGGCGGCCCCCAAAGGGCTTCATTTCGACGCTTACTGCAACAGGTTAGTCACTACTTGGCGTCCAGGAGGAAATGGCAATCCCATTCAGAGATTGGGTATCATGATAGCTAAGCAAAAATTTATTAAGATGAATCGAGAATAA